The Nostoc sp. 'Lobaria pulmonaria (5183) cyanobiont' genome window below encodes:
- a CDS encoding COG1470 family protein: MQAKFNPLQVIINPPGIQFGMPGDTIELYVVVINQGNQSAIIDLYFVFDEVFQNLTDWSSSPRESLALAPGQNSDEVKFEFQIAANALPGTYDYTLVVDSPLHYPQDTPITFPNQIKVLLKEQTAIRVNDPTFSLRPNTNPNKPLIFNPNEPHQVEVIVDNRSYLVDRFRLNCPDLDDDWFTINYPATGFEGPGLVSDVTALELNPGTQGQILLKFHPPGDTLAGSYSPTIRLYSENSPDLVLLDLVYIQIPTNYRLDIKLHTILAQVSRSLGKYELSLANQGNIVRELILNLKSRDEEELYTYKFEPTEVRLLPNRSAVANLTVKPRPWWRRPWFGAGLALNFQLDIKDQQNLPLLNTLPQGTLVWKHRPWWQLLLLILVVLGLLGGIGFIIWRILNPDPLRLENFSANDSKITEGDEISLKWDIHNYQQLQKLVLTAKGSQPIQPITYNFSNGIPETLGKGSANEIPPCQVQDKQELICSNVKTGVKTKGNYTFELQAFYRNGRQLFSPNNKVASQTTQVEIAEKQIAELLSFQADKPLYTKGQNILLSWAIARPLLLAQIQLAGSADDGTFYSKPITYKFNQGNITDPKLQKLCTQQNQQLRCTNIPLSATKAGNFVFEIKAFPNNGSQKTSFKKTESKIGILPKPFKIVSFRINASEQPNLVLKEGESATLSWRVEGENIQVKLLPYGNDVPPVGAMKLPVNQAFPPQIGLLVNDISGQQQPQQRGFAIKVIKKVQPTPIPSINPLAPTLPSNSSPFKTPFPLR; encoded by the coding sequence ATGCAAGCTAAATTCAATCCACTGCAAGTTATTATCAACCCACCTGGAATTCAATTTGGGATGCCAGGAGATACCATTGAACTCTATGTTGTTGTAATCAATCAGGGAAATCAAAGTGCGATTATTGACTTATATTTTGTTTTTGACGAAGTATTTCAAAATTTAACCGACTGGTCTAGTTCTCCTAGAGAAAGTTTAGCATTAGCTCCAGGGCAAAATAGCGACGAAGTAAAATTTGAGTTTCAAATTGCTGCAAATGCTCTCCCCGGAACCTATGACTATACACTAGTCGTAGATTCTCCTCTACATTATCCCCAAGATACTCCTATAACCTTCCCAAATCAAATTAAGGTTCTGCTAAAAGAACAGACAGCAATTCGAGTAAATGATCCGACATTTTCTCTTAGACCTAACACCAACCCCAATAAACCGCTAATTTTCAATCCTAATGAACCTCATCAAGTGGAGGTAATAGTTGATAATCGCTCTTATCTTGTAGATAGGTTTCGCTTGAATTGCCCAGATTTAGATGATGACTGGTTCACAATTAATTATCCCGCAACTGGATTTGAGGGGCCAGGGTTAGTTTCTGACGTGACTGCACTAGAACTCAACCCTGGTACTCAAGGTCAAATATTGTTGAAATTTCACCCACCTGGTGATACCCTCGCAGGAAGCTATTCTCCCACAATCCGCTTGTATTCGGAAAACTCTCCAGACTTGGTACTGCTGGATTTGGTGTATATACAAATTCCAACAAATTATCGCCTAGATATAAAACTTCATACCATCTTGGCACAAGTTAGCCGTAGTCTTGGCAAGTACGAATTATCACTAGCTAACCAGGGTAATATTGTCCGCGAACTGATATTAAACTTAAAAAGTCGAGACGAAGAAGAACTATATACTTACAAATTTGAACCTACTGAAGTAAGATTATTACCTAATAGAAGTGCTGTGGCTAATTTGACGGTCAAACCCAGACCTTGGTGGCGACGACCGTGGTTTGGTGCAGGGCTAGCGCTCAACTTTCAACTCGACATCAAAGACCAACAAAATTTACCTTTACTTAACACATTGCCTCAAGGAACATTGGTATGGAAACACCGCCCTTGGTGGCAATTATTGCTGTTAATTTTAGTAGTTTTGGGTTTATTAGGAGGGATAGGATTCATTATTTGGCGAATTTTAAACCCCGATCCTTTGAGATTAGAAAATTTTAGTGCAAATGACTCTAAAATCACTGAAGGCGACGAAATATCTTTGAAGTGGGACATTCACAATTATCAACAGTTGCAAAAGTTGGTTCTGACGGCCAAAGGTTCGCAACCTATCCAGCCTATTACATACAACTTTAGCAATGGCATTCCTGAAACACTGGGTAAGGGAAGTGCTAATGAAATACCTCCTTGTCAAGTACAAGATAAACAAGAGCTAATTTGTAGCAATGTTAAAACTGGAGTGAAAACAAAAGGTAATTATACTTTTGAGTTACAAGCATTTTATCGTAATGGTAGACAATTATTTTCTCCTAATAACAAAGTAGCTAGCCAAACTACCCAAGTAGAAATAGCTGAAAAACAAATTGCGGAATTACTTAGTTTTCAAGCAGATAAACCACTGTATACAAAAGGTCAAAATATTCTTTTAAGCTGGGCAATTGCCCGTCCATTATTGTTAGCGCAAATTCAACTTGCTGGCAGCGCAGATGATGGTACATTCTATAGTAAGCCAATTACTTATAAATTTAATCAAGGTAATATTACTGATCCGAAACTTCAAAAGCTATGTACACAACAAAATCAACAATTACGATGTACAAATATTCCTTTGTCAGCAACTAAAGCCGGAAATTTTGTATTTGAAATCAAAGCTTTTCCTAATAATGGCAGTCAAAAAACTAGTTTTAAAAAGACTGAATCAAAAATTGGAATATTACCAAAACCATTTAAAATTGTCTCTTTTAGAATCAACGCTAGCGAACAACCAAATTTGGTTCTTAAGGAAGGTGAATCTGCTACCCTGAGTTGGAGAGTAGAGGGAGAAAATATTCAGGTTAAACTTCTACCATACGGCAATGATGTTCCACCAGTTGGTGCAATGAAGCTTCCAGTCAATCAAGCTTTTCCGCCTCAAATCGGACTGCTAGTAAATGATATATCTGGTCAGCAACAACCCCAGCAAAGAGGATTTGCTATTAAAGTCATTAAAAAAGTACAGCCTACTCCTATACCTAGCATTAACCCCCTTGCACCTACTCTCCCATCCAACAGTAGCCCATTTAAAACTCCCTTCCCTCTGAGATAA
- a CDS encoding class I SAM-dependent methyltransferase has protein sequence MWPWNCNSKVKPAVGIAQLGFSIICLEPNPDFFRLAQQNCQPYSNVEIQNTSFEEWELKPLEFDAVLAASSFHWISPEVGYPKAANALKENGYLILLWNKEFQPSYEVYQSLSQVYQQHTPSLDRYEDQKTQEYILKNLGNMVTDSGKFKDLISGQVISKVTYTVDEYLTPLNT, from the coding sequence ATGTGGCCTTGGAACTGCAACAGTAAGGTAAAGCCCGCCGTAGGCATCGCTCAATTGGGTTTCTCTATAATCTGCTTAGAACCCAATCCAGATTTTTTCAGGTTAGCTCAACAAAATTGTCAACCCTATTCCAATGTAGAGATACAGAACACATCCTTTGAAGAGTGGGAACTCAAGCCACTTGAATTTGATGCCGTTTTAGCCGCGAGTTCTTTTCATTGGATATCACCAGAAGTTGGATATCCAAAAGCAGCAAATGCCCTAAAAGAAAATGGCTACCTAATTTTATTGTGGAATAAGGAATTTCAACCCAGCTACGAAGTGTACCAAAGTTTATCGCAAGTCTATCAACAACATACTCCATCTCTTGACCGATATGAAGACCAAAAAACACAAGAATATATCTTGAAAAATTTAGGAAATATGGTCACTGATTCGGGGAAATTTAAAGACTTGATATCCGGGCAAGTTATATCAAAAGTAACTTATACTGTCGATGAATATTTAACACCTTTAAACACTTAG
- a CDS encoding FtsW/RodA/SpoVE family cell cycle protein, whose product MNLRRLIPIFDSSVSNWALEARLLRWLTLIWLFVGLIMLFSASYPVADARQNDGLYYFKRQLLWVLVSLIGFNIIVNSPLQKILGLSHWFLLLFLGLIFVTLIPGLGKKAFDAARWIAIGPIPIQPSELIKPFLVLQSARLFGQWERISWRIRLAWLGVFGLVLLGILAQPNLSTSALCGMTIWLIALAAGLPYKYLGGTAIGGVMLAVLSISIKEYQRKRVMSFLNPWADATGDGYQLVQSLLAVGSGKTWGAGYGLSQQKLFYLPIQDTDFIFAVFAEEFGFVGSMVLLVLLATFATLGLIVALKAKNIVHRLVAIGVTILMVGQSLLHIGVATGSLPTTGLPLPMFSYGGNSMIASLIAAGLLIRVARESSEAEIVPLRKSLLENGRRPRAFHKTRN is encoded by the coding sequence GTGAATCTACGCCGCCTGATTCCAATTTTTGATAGTTCAGTCTCCAACTGGGCATTAGAAGCGCGGTTGTTGCGCTGGTTAACGTTGATTTGGCTGTTCGTCGGCTTGATCATGCTATTTTCAGCATCATATCCTGTCGCTGATGCCCGTCAAAATGATGGGTTGTACTACTTTAAACGTCAATTGCTTTGGGTCTTAGTTTCCTTAATCGGATTCAATATTATTGTTAATTCGCCGTTGCAGAAAATTTTGGGATTATCCCATTGGTTTTTGTTGCTGTTTTTGGGGTTAATTTTTGTCACACTGATTCCAGGATTGGGAAAAAAGGCTTTTGATGCAGCGCGTTGGATTGCGATCGGGCCAATTCCGATTCAACCTTCAGAATTAATTAAACCCTTTTTGGTGTTGCAAAGTGCGCGGCTTTTTGGTCAGTGGGAACGAATTAGTTGGCGGATTCGCTTGGCTTGGTTGGGTGTTTTTGGTCTGGTACTTTTAGGGATTCTTGCCCAGCCTAACTTGAGTACAAGCGCACTTTGCGGCATGACTATCTGGCTAATTGCTTTAGCAGCTGGCTTACCTTACAAGTACCTGGGAGGAACAGCAATTGGTGGAGTGATGTTGGCAGTACTCAGTATTAGCATCAAAGAGTATCAACGTAAACGGGTGATGTCATTCCTCAATCCTTGGGCCGATGCTACAGGAGATGGCTACCAGTTGGTGCAAAGTCTACTAGCTGTGGGTTCTGGTAAAACTTGGGGAGCTGGATATGGGCTTTCTCAACAAAAGCTGTTTTATTTACCAATTCAAGATACCGATTTTATTTTTGCAGTGTTCGCCGAAGAGTTTGGCTTTGTTGGCAGTATGGTGTTATTGGTACTTTTGGCTACATTCGCCACTCTCGGATTAATTGTGGCGCTGAAGGCTAAAAATATAGTACATAGATTAGTAGCGATCGGCGTAACCATTTTGATGGTTGGACAATCATTGCTCCACATCGGTGTTGCAACAGGTTCTCTACCGACTACTGGTTTACCTTTGCCCATGTTTAGTTATGGTGGTAATTCTATGATTGCCAGCTTAATAGCTGCTGGATTGCTGATTCGGGTAGCACGCGAGAGTAGTGAAGCTGAGATAGTTCCATTACGAAAATCTCTGCTTGAAAATGGGCGCAGACCTAGAGCTTTTCATAAAACCAGGAATTGA
- a CDS encoding EVE domain-containing protein, translating into MPTRIFLANPDIDVNIPSYIEEALDDIKNEGECYITWSAGQVKSIKVGDKAYLKKTGKGKRGFIAVGEVIKTEYAEHRLNKLSQYHNYSDAYTQHFFGNCPTVSIRLDEVVSLDSPLEDSYLLKLSSMQGVNLVRYGSGQELGSQYEAALDAEWKKYFI; encoded by the coding sequence ATGCCAACACGTATTTTCTTAGCAAATCCAGATATTGATGTTAATATTCCTAGCTATATTGAAGAAGCACTTGATGATATCAAAAATGAAGGGGAGTGTTATATCACCTGGAGTGCAGGTCAGGTAAAGTCAATTAAGGTTGGGGATAAAGCCTACTTGAAAAAAACTGGAAAGGGGAAACGTGGTTTCATTGCGGTAGGAGAAGTAATCAAGACTGAATATGCTGAACATCGCTTGAATAAACTTTCTCAATATCATAATTACTCTGATGCTTATACTCAACATTTCTTTGGAAACTGCCCTACTGTATCAATAAGGCTTGATGAGGTTGTGAGTCTTGATAGTCCTTTAGAAGATAGCTATCTACTAAAATTATCAAGTATGCAGGGGGTCAATCTTGTTAGGTACGGAAGTGGCCAAGAACTAGGTTCTCAGTACGAAGCTGCCCTAGATGCTGAGTGGAAGAAGTACTTTATATAA
- a CDS encoding phycobilisome linker polypeptide yields MSRLFKITALVPSQTRIRTQRELQNTYFTKLVPYENWFREQQRIQKAGGTIIKVELATGKQGANTGLS; encoded by the coding sequence ATGTCCCGTTTGTTTAAAATTACTGCTCTAGTTCCTAGCCAAACCCGAATTCGTACCCAACGCGAACTGCAAAATACTTACTTCACTAAGCTAGTTCCTTATGAAAACTGGTTCCGCGAACAGCAACGCATTCAAAAAGCCGGTGGCACAATCATCAAGGTGGAACTGGCAACTGGTAAGCAAGGCGCTAATACTGGCTTGTCGTAA
- the apcB gene encoding allophycocyanin subunit beta → MAQDAITAVINSADVQGKYLDSSALEKLKGYFSTGELRVRAASTISANAAAIVKEAVAKSLLYSDITRPGGNMYTTRRYAACIRDLDYYLRYATYAMLAGDPSILDERVLNGLKETYNSLGVPVGATVQAIQAIKEVTASLVGSDAGKEMGVYLDYISSGLS, encoded by the coding sequence ATGGCTCAAGACGCAATTACCGCTGTCATTAACTCCGCAGACGTTCAAGGTAAATATCTAGACTCTTCTGCTTTAGAGAAGCTAAAAGGCTACTTCTCCACTGGCGAACTACGGGTACGTGCTGCTAGCACCATCAGCGCTAACGCTGCTGCCATCGTCAAGGAAGCTGTAGCAAAATCTTTGCTTTACTCTGACATCACCCGTCCCGGCGGTAACATGTACACCACCCGCCGCTACGCTGCTTGCATCCGTGATTTGGACTATTACCTCCGCTATGCCACCTACGCTATGTTGGCTGGCGATCCTTCCATCCTAGATGAGCGTGTGCTAAATGGCTTGAAAGAAACCTATAACTCCTTAGGTGTTCCCGTCGGTGCTACCGTACAAGCTATCCAAGCAATCAAGGAAGTAACCGCCAGTTTGGTAGGTTCTGATGCTGGTAAGGAAATGGGTGTTTACTTAGACTATATCTCCTCCGGCTTAAGCTAA
- the apcA gene encoding allophycocyanin subunit alpha encodes MSIVTKAIVNADAEARYLSPGELDRIKSFVTSGERRVRIAQVLSENRERLVKQAGDQLFQKRPDVVSPGGNAYGQELTATCLRDLDYYLRLVTYGIVAGDVTPIEEIGVIGARELYKSLGTPIDGVAEGIRGLKNSSASLLSGDDASEAAGYFDYLVGALLG; translated from the coding sequence ATGAGTATCGTCACGAAAGCTATCGTGAATGCTGATGCAGAAGCTCGCTACCTCAGCCCTGGTGAGTTAGATCGGATCAAGTCCTTTGTTACAAGTGGTGAGCGCCGGGTGCGGATTGCTCAAGTTTTGTCAGAAAATCGCGAACGGCTCGTTAAGCAAGCTGGCGATCAACTGTTCCAAAAGCGTCCTGATGTTGTGTCTCCTGGTGGTAACGCTTACGGTCAAGAATTGACTGCTACTTGCCTGCGTGACCTAGATTATTACCTCCGCCTCGTTACCTACGGTATCGTTGCTGGTGATGTCACCCCCATCGAAGAAATTGGTGTTATTGGTGCCCGTGAACTGTACAAGTCCTTGGGAACTCCTATCGATGGTGTTGCTGAAGGTATCCGCGGGCTGAAGAATAGCTCTGCCTCACTCCTCTCTGGTGATGACGCTAGTGAAGCTGCTGGCTACTTCGACTACCTAGTTGGTGCCCTTCTAGGATAG
- a CDS encoding type II toxin-antitoxin system VapC family toxin: MSLWILDTGHVSLFRKRHPVVTQRINAVNTENIAITIITVEEQLRGRFNVIRKASSSDALLLAYAKLQATLEFFKNVRSQGFNEYAINCYEDLIRQRIRIGTQDLRIAVITLSVNGIFVTRNRKDFEKDPNLRL, translated from the coding sequence GTGAGTTTATGGATACTTGATACGGGTCACGTCTCACTTTTTCGAAAACGGCATCCAGTTGTAACCCAGCGTATCAATGCAGTCAATACTGAAAACATTGCCATAACAATAATTACAGTTGAAGAACAACTGCGTGGGAGGTTTAATGTAATCAGAAAGGCTTCGTCATCTGATGCATTGCTATTAGCTTACGCAAAGCTACAGGCTACTTTAGAGTTTTTCAAAAACGTGCGATCGCAAGGATTTAACGAGTATGCTATTAATTGTTACGAAGACTTGATTCGTCAAAGAATCCGCATTGGTACTCAAGATTTACGCATTGCAGTAATTACGCTGTCAGTAAATGGTATTTTCGTTACTCGCAACCGGAAAGATTTTGAGAAAGATCCTAATTTGCGTTTATAA
- a CDS encoding Imm30 family immunity protein, producing MNQNNLLAILRENRLMQTQQQVTDFENALAEIADNPDEQNLSAYHLVLDDQCQQPEVMFSLIHFLESFDIEGQITAFIKVVPQLMINAPEWTRIIHDRILNDGSACQVYQKILHSANLNTPHFLYHLLEESIVNKLKIKETLSRITQ from the coding sequence ATGAATCAAAACAATCTATTGGCAATTCTAAGAGAAAATCGCTTGATGCAAACTCAACAGCAAGTTACCGACTTTGAAAATGCTTTAGCTGAAATAGCTGATAATCCTGATGAGCAAAATTTATCTGCATATCATCTTGTTTTAGATGATCAATGTCAACAGCCAGAAGTGATGTTCAGCTTAATTCATTTCCTCGAATCTTTTGATATAGAAGGACAAATTACGGCTTTTATTAAAGTTGTACCCCAATTAATGATCAATGCACCTGAATGGACAAGAATCATTCACGACAGGATTTTAAATGATGGTTCAGCTTGCCAAGTTTATCAAAAAATTTTACACTCAGCTAATTTGAATACACCTCATTTTCTCTATCATCTTTTGGAAGAAAGTATTGTAAATAAACTAAAAATTAAAGAAACTTTGTCCAGAATAACTCAATAA
- a CDS encoding tetratricopeptide repeat protein, whose amino-acid sequence MTVFTCASTGQSITLLGERIADSGEAKVWRTNCNGYLAKIYHLPTPEHVQKLAVMIAHRPKEPNSHLNHISFAWPKSVLKDAQANCVGFLMPEIKEGKELIDVYNPKKRKALKLEVDWRFLHTTALNIASIIEAIHISGYVLGDIKPQNILVNDRALPSIIDTDSFQVRNPKNNKVYRCLVGSEGFTPPELIDKDFSSIDQTEVHDRFRLAVIIYQLLFGGQTPFTGKWIGAGETPETNDRIRQGLWVYAPNSLIQPVDITIPLEIIHPEVQRCFLRCFNDGYKNSNLRPTAGDWVKALRLAVNELTICGKVDSHYYTRTYGKCYWCDRSTKLGIDIFPGFAKKYTSYKDKDANTYIKSGVARYNLGDNQGAIDDYNQALKINPNHADAYSNRGFARYKLGDNQGAIDDYNQALKINPSHAYAAYSTGLARSALDKQGAIDDYNQVLRIDPNSMQAYKNRPTIPYKKIALTLIEAVLLSILAASVIIFANNFNSTKNSNLEKDYVKRCSVYFSLKDYSEAVDDCNEAIKINHNNDEAYFLRGASHYLNGNKYQGMEDLRKSASLGNEKAREILKDVK is encoded by the coding sequence ATGACAGTTTTCACCTGTGCCAGTACGGGACAATCGATTACTCTGCTGGGTGAACGGATCGCTGATAGTGGTGAAGCTAAGGTTTGGCGAACTAATTGCAATGGTTACTTAGCAAAAATTTACCACTTGCCAACTCCTGAGCATGTGCAAAAGTTGGCGGTGATGATAGCGCACCGACCCAAAGAGCCAAACTCTCACCTCAATCATATTTCTTTTGCTTGGCCTAAGTCGGTACTGAAAGATGCTCAGGCTAATTGCGTGGGCTTTTTGATGCCGGAAATTAAGGAGGGAAAAGAACTTATTGATGTATACAATCCCAAAAAAAGAAAGGCTTTGAAACTTGAGGTTGATTGGCGTTTTCTGCACACAACAGCGCTGAATATCGCCTCAATTATTGAAGCAATTCACATTTCTGGCTATGTTTTGGGTGACATCAAGCCGCAAAATATTCTTGTAAACGATCGCGCTTTACCTTCAATTATTGATACTGACTCCTTTCAGGTTCGGAATCCGAAAAATAATAAGGTTTATCGTTGTCTAGTTGGTTCAGAGGGCTTTACACCACCGGAACTGATTGATAAAGATTTTTCTAGCATTGATCAAACTGAAGTACATGATCGCTTCCGGTTAGCAGTGATTATCTATCAATTGTTATTTGGTGGTCAAACTCCTTTTACAGGAAAGTGGATAGGCGCGGGGGAAACTCCAGAAACTAATGATCGTATCCGTCAGGGTTTATGGGTGTATGCACCAAACAGTTTGATTCAACCTGTAGATATCACAATTCCTCTTGAGATTATTCACCCAGAAGTTCAGCGATGTTTTCTCAGATGCTTTAATGATGGTTATAAAAATTCTAACTTGCGCCCAACTGCTGGGGATTGGGTAAAGGCGCTCAGACTTGCTGTTAATGAGTTAACTATCTGTGGAAAGGTAGACAGCCACTACTACACCCGAACTTATGGTAAGTGTTATTGGTGCGATCGTTCTACAAAACTTGGTATTGATATATTTCCTGGCTTTGCTAAAAAATACACCTCTTACAAAGATAAAGATGCCAATACCTACATCAAATCAGGAGTTGCCCGTTATAACTTGGGAGACAACCAAGGGGCGATAGATGATTACAACCAAGCTCTCAAGATTAATCCTAACCATGCCGATGCCTACAGTAACCGGGGGTTTGCTCGTTATAAGTTGGGAGACAATCAAGGGGCGATAGATGATTACAACCAAGCTCTCAAGATTAATCCTAGCCATGCCTATGCCGCCTATAGCACGGGGCTTGCACGTTCTGCATTGGACAAACAGGGAGCAATAGACGATTACAACCAAGTTTTGCGTATTGATCCCAACTCTATGCAAGCCTACAAAAACCGACCAACTATCCCTTATAAAAAGATTGCTCTTACTTTAATAGAAGCAGTTTTACTGAGTATTTTAGCAGCTTCAGTGATTATTTTTGCTAACAATTTTAATTCTACAAAAAATTCCAACCTTGAAAAAGACTACGTAAAACGTTGTTCAGTGTATTTTTCATTGAAAGATTATAGTGAGGCAGTAGATGACTGTAACGAAGCAATTAAGATAAATCACAATAATGACGAAGCCTACTTTTTACGGGGTGCTAGTCATTATTTGAATGGGAACAAGTATCAAGGAATGGAAGATTTACGGAAATCTGCAAGCTTAGGAAACGAAAAAGCTAGGGAAATCCTCAAAGATGTTAAATAA
- a CDS encoding PP2C family serine/threonine-protein phosphatase has translation MKKWKAVAGYEIGTSHQKQGIVCQDYGKYCIFDDVIVGAVADGAGSAKHSDVGSRLAVETVLKYFSDINEFPHKQAFSQPLDKEEAQKVFAKIVNQVITELHKQADDEDYSINDLACTLLVFLATPDWVAAMQIGDGFIVVRSQDSEYQLLFQPDKGEFANETTFITSTNALKEMQVEVIPEKQEFICASTDGLEKVAIRLSDWQPFSPFFKPLEEYLHESVNPKEDKYLTEFLNSERLNSRTDDDKTLLLCLFNRE, from the coding sequence GTGAAGAAGTGGAAAGCTGTTGCGGGTTACGAGATTGGAACAAGTCATCAAAAGCAGGGGATAGTTTGTCAAGATTATGGGAAATATTGCATCTTTGATGATGTGATTGTAGGCGCTGTTGCTGATGGTGCTGGTAGTGCTAAACATTCTGATGTTGGTTCTCGGTTGGCGGTAGAAACGGTACTGAAATACTTTTCTGATATTAATGAATTTCCTCATAAGCAAGCTTTTTCTCAACCACTTGACAAAGAAGAAGCTCAGAAAGTGTTTGCTAAGATTGTAAACCAAGTTATTACAGAATTACACAAGCAAGCAGATGACGAAGATTATTCTATCAATGATTTAGCTTGTACCTTGTTGGTTTTTCTGGCAACTCCTGACTGGGTTGCAGCTATGCAAATCGGGGATGGATTTATTGTGGTGCGTTCTCAAGATTCAGAATATCAACTGTTGTTTCAGCCAGATAAAGGTGAGTTTGCTAATGAAACAACTTTTATTACCTCAACAAATGCACTAAAAGAAATGCAGGTAGAGGTCATTCCCGAAAAACAAGAGTTTATTTGTGCTTCCACTGATGGACTAGAAAAAGTAGCAATTCGCTTGAGCGACTGGCAACCTTTCTCACCTTTCTTTAAACCTTTGGAGGAATACTTGCATGAAAGTGTTAATCCAAAGGAGGATAAATATCTGACGGAATTCCTCAACTCTGAACGGCTAAATTCTCGCACTGATGATGATAAAACCTTACTTTTGTGCTTGTTTAATAGAGAGTAA
- a CDS encoding class I SAM-dependent methyltransferase — MSDSQTVSAAVAKLYNTYPFPPEALLDEPPPGYNWRWNWLAAYNFCTGQKPQKQDIRILDAGCGTGVSTEYLVHLNPQASVVGIDLSTGALAVAKERCQRSGANRVEFHHLSLFDVEQLPGEFDLINCVGVLHHTLDPIRGIQALAKKLAPGGLMHIFVYGELGRWEIQLMQKAIALLQGDKKGDYRDGVQVGRKIFASLPENNRIVKYDKQRWSLENNKDEYFADMYVHPQEIDYNIETLFELIDASGLEFIGFSNPSFWDLDRLLGKAPELVERAKELSDHQLYRLIELLDPEVTHYEFFLGRPPLIKADWSDDNTLLTAIPELNPCIEGFPSQCFFNYDYQIVNLSVTEFEFMQRCDANSKVADILASVQLGLDGVRTLLQQQLILLTPA, encoded by the coding sequence ATGTCCGATTCCCAAACTGTTAGTGCTGCTGTTGCCAAACTCTACAATACCTACCCCTTTCCGCCGGAAGCCCTATTGGATGAACCACCTCCAGGCTACAACTGGCGCTGGAATTGGCTAGCCGCTTATAATTTTTGCACAGGTCAAAAACCCCAAAAGCAAGATATTCGGATTTTAGATGCAGGTTGCGGTACAGGGGTGAGTACAGAGTACCTGGTTCACCTCAATCCCCAGGCTTCTGTTGTGGGAATTGACCTCAGTACTGGCGCTTTAGCTGTAGCCAAAGAACGTTGTCAGCGTTCAGGAGCTAACCGCGTTGAATTTCATCACCTCAGCTTGTTTGATGTGGAGCAGTTACCGGGTGAGTTTGATTTAATTAACTGTGTTGGCGTTTTGCATCATACCCTCGATCCAATTCGCGGTATTCAAGCTTTGGCGAAGAAGCTAGCTCCAGGCGGCTTGATGCACATTTTTGTGTACGGGGAGTTGGGACGTTGGGAAATTCAACTCATGCAAAAAGCGATCGCACTTCTTCAAGGTGATAAAAAAGGCGACTACCGCGATGGTGTCCAAGTTGGGCGAAAAATATTCGCCTCTTTACCAGAAAATAACCGAATTGTCAAATACGATAAACAACGTTGGTCACTAGAAAACAATAAGGATGAATATTTTGCTGATATGTATGTTCATCCCCAGGAGATTGACTACAACATTGAAACGCTGTTTGAATTAATTGATGCTTCGGGATTGGAGTTTATTGGTTTCTCGAATCCAAGTTTCTGGGATTTGGATAGACTTTTAGGCAAAGCACCAGAGTTAGTAGAACGGGCAAAAGAACTGAGCGATCACCAGCTTTATCGCCTGATAGAATTATTAGACCCAGAAGTAACTCATTACGAGTTTTTCCTCGGTCGTCCTCCCTTAATCAAAGCTGACTGGTCAGACGATAACACCCTACTGACAGCGATTCCCGAACTTAATCCTTGTATTGAGGGATTTCCCAGTCAATGTTTCTTTAATTACGATTACCAGATTGTTAATTTGTCAGTAACAGAGTTTGAGTTTATGCAAAGATGTGATGCTAATTCAAAAGTGGCAGATATTTTAGCAAGTGTACAACTGGGATTGGATGGGGTCAGAACACTTCTTCAGCAGCAGCTGATTTTATTGACACCTGCTTAG